One Odontesthes bonariensis isolate fOdoBon6 chromosome 17, fOdoBon6.hap1, whole genome shotgun sequence genomic window carries:
- the LOC142366835 gene encoding calpain-1 catalytic subunit-like has translation MPPPGACLNIIETRQKLNGYGSITNPNKFLKQDYKQLKDFCIIKGVRYLDDMFPPDSKSIGPGIPSLDLARVEWLRPAKIVSNPRFVVDGVSRFDFGQGIIGNCWFLASIGALTFQKHILEQVVPMEQTFDENYCGLFHFRFWRFGKWVDVVIDDKLPTVNGRLIFVNSKDENELWPALLEKAYAKVCGSYTDMISGTPSEAMRDFTGGVYMSIQLSKPPSELWELLCRAGASGTLMSCGTQNGETSDNSVMPNGLVQGHSYTVTGFSQVTSQGKPVCLVRLWNPWGKGEWNGDWSDRSSLWQTVSHEEREKCNSVNDDGEFWITLEDLCKFYTDFDICGLHPDFLDVKSSSHWKMCTYEGRWVAGTTAGGSLNNRDSFWTNPQYRIKITSDSSNTKTKNILVTLMQKPDKRNRRLVKNLHIGFSIFKLTKQHKEQNGKFPASFFKFQAPVALTKTYLNAREVMELLFLKPGEYLIVPSTFNPNETASFILTIHSRTETHCYENSGDHKHEKVGKVKEIKNRQEDENKKNFFRQHSDKYEEVDAKQLQKLLNDNILKGDLKSGGFSIDACRSMVALMDTSITGKLNSEEFVHLWNKIVKYEDIFFLTDVSKTGILSMSELRNAFTASEMNVSDGMLNLMAARYGDAAGHMTLESFISLILRLDCMKKVFKKLSDGKAMKLQENEWLYISMYS, from the exons TGGGAGCATTACAAACCCCAACAAGTTCCTCAAACAAGACTACAAGCAGCTGAAAGACTTCTGCATCATCAAAGGAGTTAGATACCTCGACGACATGTTCCCCCCTGACAGTAAGTCCATCGGTCCGGGGATACCGAGCCTCGACCTGGCCCGAGTGGAGTGGCTGAGACCAGCG AAAATAGTGTCCAATCCACGCTTTGTGGTTGATGGCGTCTCCAGGTTTGATTTTGGTCAGGGAATAATCG GAAACTGTTGGTTTCTCGCGTCTATCGGAGCGCTGACATTCCAGAAACACATCCTCGAACAAGTTGTTCCAATGGAGCAAACATTTGATGAGAATTACTGTGGACTGTTTCATTTCAGG ttttggAGATTTGGAAAGTGGGTGGATGTTGTTATTGATGACAAGCTGCCAACAGTCAACGGCCGACTGATCTTCGTTAACTCCAAAGATGAAAATGAGCTCTGGCCTGCTCTGCTGGAGAAAGCCTATGCCAA GGTTTGTGGTTCCTACACCGACATGATCTCGGGGACTCCTTCAGAAGCTATGAGGGACTTCACTGGTGGCGTCTACATGAGCATCCAGCTGTCCAAACCACCTTCAGAACTGTGGGAGTTGTTGTGCAGAGCTGGAGCCTCCGGCACACTCATGAGCTGTGGTACCCAGAACGGG GAAACCTCTGACAACAGTGTAATGCCGAACGGACTGGTCCAAGGCCACTCCTACACAGTGACGGGTTTCAGTCAG GTAACGAGCCAAGGGAAACCTGTATGCCTGGTGCGTCTGTGGAACCCCTGGGGCAAAGGAGAGTGGAACGGAGACTGGAGTGATCG GTCCTCTTTGTGGCAAACTGTGAGCCATGAGGAACGTGAAAAGTGCAATTCAGTGAATGATGATGGAGAGTTTTG GATTACCCTGGAAGATTTATGCAAATTTTACACAGACTTTGACATCTGTGGCCTGCACCCAGACTTCCTTGATGTTAAGTCCTCCAGTCACTGGAAGATGTGCACGTACGAGGGCCGATGGGTTGCAGGAACCACGGCCGGAGGCTCCTTGAATAACAGAG ACAGTTTCTGGACTAATCCACAGTATCGGATCAAGATTACCAGTGACTCTTCAAATACCAAAACGAAAAACATCCTGGTTACTCTCATGCAAAAACCTGACAAGAGGAACAGACGCCTGGTGAAAAACCTCCACATTGGGTTCTCGATATTTAAG TTGACAAAACAA CATAAGGAACAGAACGGGAAGTTCCCCGCCTCATTTTTCAAGTTCCAAGCGCCTGTCGCCCTGACTAAAACCTACTTGAACGCACGTGAGGTGATGGAGCTCCTCTTTCTGAAGCCCGGAGAATACCTGATCGTCCCGTCCACCTTCAATCCCAACGAGACGGCCTCCTTCATCCTGACCATCCACTCCAGGACAGAGACCCATTGCTA TGAGAATTCTGGTGATCATAAACACGAGAAAGTTGGAAAG GTCAAGGAGATCAAGAACAGACAGGAGGATGAAAATAAGAAGAATTTCTTCCGTCAGCACTCAGACAAG TACGAAGAGGTGGATGCCAAGCAGCTCCAGAAGCTTCTAAATGACAACATCCTGAAAG GAGACTTGAAATCTGGAGGCTTCAGCATCGATGCGTGTCGCAGCATGGTCGCTCTGATGGAT ACATCAATCACAGGGAAGCTCAACAGCGAAGAATTTGTGCATCTGTGGAACAAGATTGTGAAATACGAG GACATTTTCTTCCTCACTGATGTATCAAAAACTGGGATTCTGTCAATGAGCGAGCTGAGGAACGCATTCACAGCTTCAG AAATGAATGTCAGTGATGGCATGCTAAACCTGATGGCTGCGCGTTACGGCGACGCCGCTGGTCACATGACCCTGGAGAGCTTCATCAGCCTCATCCTTCGCCTGGACTGCATGAAGA AAGTCTTCAAAAAGTTATCCGATGGAAAAGCCATGAAGCTTCAGGAAAATGAG TGGCTGTACATTTCAATGTACAGTTAA